From Musa acuminata AAA Group cultivar baxijiao chromosome BXJ3-8, Cavendish_Baxijiao_AAA, whole genome shotgun sequence, one genomic window encodes:
- the LOC135582584 gene encoding serine/threonine protein phosphatase 2A 57 kDa regulatory subunit B' theta isoform-like isoform X2 produces the protein MIKQILNRLPRKPSKSSDSRDSVGGSVPPSSSSSSSRSGDLQTSKITNPSSQVPPGLSPALNNLNKYAPPVNLKLNGNCVIPVYEALPSFKDVPNSEKQILFMRKLDLCSVVFDFTDPSKNLKEKDIKRQTLLELVDYVSSASGKFPETVMQETTKMVSINLFRNLTIPPREHMVLEKIDAEEEEPVMDPAWTHLQIVYELFLRFVASPETDAKLAKRYIDHSFVLKLLDLFDSEDPRERDYLKTILHRVYGKFMVHRPFIRKAINNIFYRFIFETEKHNGIAELLEILGSIISGFALPLKEEHKLFLVRALIPLHKPRCIGMYHQQLSYSITQFIEKDCKLVDTVIRGLLKYWPVTNSSKEVMFLGELEEVLEATQPADFQRCMVPLFRQIARCLNSSHFQVAERALFLWNNDHIENLIKQNNKVILPIIFPALERNTRSHWNQAVQSLTLNVRKIFSDHDPELVAECLKKFEEDEAKDKQYIMKREATWKRLEEIAASKAVSRDSVIIPRALPHQVSSS, from the exons ATGATTAAGCAGATACTAAATCGTCTCCCTCGAAAGCCATCAAAGTCGTCAGATAGTCGAGATTCAGTTGGTGGGTCAGTGCCTCCGTCGTCATCTTCAAGCAGCTCAAGAAGTGGGGACTTGCAAACCAGTAAGATCACAAACCCAAGCAGTCAGGTCCCTCCTGGATTGAGTCCTGCGTTAAATAATCTAAACAAATATGCTCCACCTGTTAATTTGAAGCTTAATGGAAATTGTGTAATCCCTGTCTACGAAGCATTGCCGAGCTTTAAGGATGTCCCTAATTCTGAGAAGCAGATCTTGTTCATGCGAAAGTTGGACTTATGCTCTGTCGTGTTTGACTTTACTGACCCATCAAAGAACTTGAAagagaaagacataaagcgacaGACGCTGTTAGAGCTTGTTGACTATGTGAGTTCAGCAAGTGGGAAGTTTCCAGAGACTGTCATGCAAGAGACAACCAAGATGGTGTCCATCAACTTGTTTAGGAATCTAACTATTCCACCTCGAGAACACATGGTTTTGGAAAAAATTGATGCAGAAGAGGAGGAACCTGTAATGGACCCTGCATGGACACACTTACAGATTGTCTATGAGTTATTTCTACGGTTTGTTGCATCTCCAGAGACTGATGCTAAGTTAGCAAAAAGATATATAGATCACTCCTTTGTTCTTAAGCTCCTTGATCTCTTTGATTCTGAAGACCCCAGAGAGAGGGACTACCTAAAGACGATACTTCACCGTGTTTATGGTAAATTTATGGTGCACCGCCCATTTATCAGAAAGGCTATTAACAACATCTTTTATCGGTTTATCTTCGAAACAGAAAAGCACAATGGAATTGCAGAGCTTTTGGAGATTTTAGGAAGTATAATCAGTGGATTTGCTTTGCCTTTAAAGGAAGAGCATAAATTGTTCCTTGTGCGTGCACTAATCCCACTTCACAAGCCAAGGTGCATTGGTATGTACCATCAGCAGTTATCATATTCCATAACTCAATTTATTGAAAAGGATTGCAAACTTGTGGATACTGTTATAAGGGGCTTGCTGAAGTACTGGCCTGTTACAAATAGTTCAAAGGAAGTCATGTTCTTGGGGGAGTTAGAAGAGGTCCTAGAAGCAACTCAGCCTGCAGATTTTCAGAGGTGTATGGTTCCATTATTCCGCCAGATTGCTCGATGTTTGAACAGTTCTCACTTTCAG GTAGCAGAAAGAGCATTGTTCCTTTGGAACAACGATCATATTGAAAACCTGATCAAACAAAATAATAAGGTAATACTACCAATCATCTTTCCAGCATTGGAAAGAAACACAAGGAGCCACTGGAACCAAGCTGTTCAGAGCCTCACACTCAATGTCCGGAAGATTTTCTCTGATCATGATCCTGAACTGGTTGCGGAGTGCTTGAAGAAGTTTGAGGAAGATGAAGCTAAAGACAAGCAATACATAATGAAACGTGAAGCCACATGGAAGCGCCTTGAAGAAATTGCTGCTTCAAAAGCTGTAAGCAGGGACAGTGTGATCATTCCCCGTGCTCTACCACATCAAGTTTCCTCCAGTTAA
- the LOC135582584 gene encoding serine/threonine protein phosphatase 2A 57 kDa regulatory subunit B' theta isoform-like isoform X1, translating to MIKQILNRLPRKPSKSSDSRDSVGGSVPPSSSSSSSRSGDLQTSKITNPSSQVPPGLSPALNNLNKYAPPVNLKLNGNCVIPVYEALPSFKDVPNSEKQILFMRKLDLCSVVFDFTDPSKNLKEKDIKRQTLLELVDYVSSASGKFPETVMQETTKMVSINLFRNLTIPPREHMVLEKIDAEEEEPVMDPAWTHLQIVYELFLRFVASPETDAKLAKRYIDHSFVLKLLDLFDSEDPRERDYLKTILHRVYGKFMVHRPFIRKAINNIFYRFIFETEKHNGIAELLEILGSIISGFALPLKEEHKLFLVRALIPLHKPRCIGMYHQQLSYSITQFIEKDCKLVDTVIRGLLKYWPVTNSSKEVMFLGELEEVLEATQPADFQRCMVPLFRQIARCLNSSHFQVAERALFLWNNDHIENLIKQNNKVILPIIFPALERNTRSHWNQAVQSLTLNVRKIFSDHDPELVAECLKKFEEDEAKDKQYIMKREATWKRLEEIAASKAVSRDSVIIPRALPHQVSSSP from the exons ATGATTAAGCAGATACTAAATCGTCTCCCTCGAAAGCCATCAAAGTCGTCAGATAGTCGAGATTCAGTTGGTGGGTCAGTGCCTCCGTCGTCATCTTCAAGCAGCTCAAGAAGTGGGGACTTGCAAACCAGTAAGATCACAAACCCAAGCAGTCAGGTCCCTCCTGGATTGAGTCCTGCGTTAAATAATCTAAACAAATATGCTCCACCTGTTAATTTGAAGCTTAATGGAAATTGTGTAATCCCTGTCTACGAAGCATTGCCGAGCTTTAAGGATGTCCCTAATTCTGAGAAGCAGATCTTGTTCATGCGAAAGTTGGACTTATGCTCTGTCGTGTTTGACTTTACTGACCCATCAAAGAACTTGAAagagaaagacataaagcgacaGACGCTGTTAGAGCTTGTTGACTATGTGAGTTCAGCAAGTGGGAAGTTTCCAGAGACTGTCATGCAAGAGACAACCAAGATGGTGTCCATCAACTTGTTTAGGAATCTAACTATTCCACCTCGAGAACACATGGTTTTGGAAAAAATTGATGCAGAAGAGGAGGAACCTGTAATGGACCCTGCATGGACACACTTACAGATTGTCTATGAGTTATTTCTACGGTTTGTTGCATCTCCAGAGACTGATGCTAAGTTAGCAAAAAGATATATAGATCACTCCTTTGTTCTTAAGCTCCTTGATCTCTTTGATTCTGAAGACCCCAGAGAGAGGGACTACCTAAAGACGATACTTCACCGTGTTTATGGTAAATTTATGGTGCACCGCCCATTTATCAGAAAGGCTATTAACAACATCTTTTATCGGTTTATCTTCGAAACAGAAAAGCACAATGGAATTGCAGAGCTTTTGGAGATTTTAGGAAGTATAATCAGTGGATTTGCTTTGCCTTTAAAGGAAGAGCATAAATTGTTCCTTGTGCGTGCACTAATCCCACTTCACAAGCCAAGGTGCATTGGTATGTACCATCAGCAGTTATCATATTCCATAACTCAATTTATTGAAAAGGATTGCAAACTTGTGGATACTGTTATAAGGGGCTTGCTGAAGTACTGGCCTGTTACAAATAGTTCAAAGGAAGTCATGTTCTTGGGGGAGTTAGAAGAGGTCCTAGAAGCAACTCAGCCTGCAGATTTTCAGAGGTGTATGGTTCCATTATTCCGCCAGATTGCTCGATGTTTGAACAGTTCTCACTTTCAG GTAGCAGAAAGAGCATTGTTCCTTTGGAACAACGATCATATTGAAAACCTGATCAAACAAAATAATAAGGTAATACTACCAATCATCTTTCCAGCATTGGAAAGAAACACAAGGAGCCACTGGAACCAAGCTGTTCAGAGCCTCACACTCAATGTCCGGAAGATTTTCTCTGATCATGATCCTGAACTGGTTGCGGAGTGCTTGAAGAAGTTTGAGGAAGATGAAGCTAAAGACAAGCAATACATAATGAAACGTGAAGCCACATGGAAGCGCCTTGAAGAAATTGCTGCTTCAAAAGCTGTAAGCAGGGACAGTGTGATCATTCCCCGTGCTCTACCACATCAAGTTTCCTCCA GTCCTTGA
- the LOC135582584 gene encoding serine/threonine protein phosphatase 2A 57 kDa regulatory subunit B' theta isoform-like isoform X3 has protein sequence MIKQILNRLPRKPSKSSDSRDSVGGSVPPSSSSSSSRSGDLQTSKITNPSSQVPPGLSPALNNLNKYAPPVNLKLNGNCVIPVYEALPSFKDVPNSEKQILFMRKLDLCSVVFDFTDPSKNLKEKDIKRQTLLELVDYVSSASGKFPETVMQETTKMVSINLFRNLTIPPREHMVLEKIDAEEEEPVMDPAWTHLQIVYELFLRFVASPETDAKLAKRYIDHSFVLKLLDLFDSEDPRERDYLKTILHRVYGKFMVHRPFIRKAINNIFYRFIFETEKHNGIAELLEILGSIISGFALPLKEEHKLFLVRALIPLHKPRCIGMYHQQLSYSITQFIEKDCKLVDTVIRGLLKYWPVTNSSKEVMFLGELEEVLEATQPADFQRCMVPLFRQIARCLNSSHFQVAERALFLWNNDHIENLIKQNNKVILPIIFPALERNTRSHWNQAVQSLTLNVRKIFSDHDPELVAECLKKFEEDEAKDKQYIMKREATWKRLEEIAASKAVLEDPEVITAR, from the exons ATGATTAAGCAGATACTAAATCGTCTCCCTCGAAAGCCATCAAAGTCGTCAGATAGTCGAGATTCAGTTGGTGGGTCAGTGCCTCCGTCGTCATCTTCAAGCAGCTCAAGAAGTGGGGACTTGCAAACCAGTAAGATCACAAACCCAAGCAGTCAGGTCCCTCCTGGATTGAGTCCTGCGTTAAATAATCTAAACAAATATGCTCCACCTGTTAATTTGAAGCTTAATGGAAATTGTGTAATCCCTGTCTACGAAGCATTGCCGAGCTTTAAGGATGTCCCTAATTCTGAGAAGCAGATCTTGTTCATGCGAAAGTTGGACTTATGCTCTGTCGTGTTTGACTTTACTGACCCATCAAAGAACTTGAAagagaaagacataaagcgacaGACGCTGTTAGAGCTTGTTGACTATGTGAGTTCAGCAAGTGGGAAGTTTCCAGAGACTGTCATGCAAGAGACAACCAAGATGGTGTCCATCAACTTGTTTAGGAATCTAACTATTCCACCTCGAGAACACATGGTTTTGGAAAAAATTGATGCAGAAGAGGAGGAACCTGTAATGGACCCTGCATGGACACACTTACAGATTGTCTATGAGTTATTTCTACGGTTTGTTGCATCTCCAGAGACTGATGCTAAGTTAGCAAAAAGATATATAGATCACTCCTTTGTTCTTAAGCTCCTTGATCTCTTTGATTCTGAAGACCCCAGAGAGAGGGACTACCTAAAGACGATACTTCACCGTGTTTATGGTAAATTTATGGTGCACCGCCCATTTATCAGAAAGGCTATTAACAACATCTTTTATCGGTTTATCTTCGAAACAGAAAAGCACAATGGAATTGCAGAGCTTTTGGAGATTTTAGGAAGTATAATCAGTGGATTTGCTTTGCCTTTAAAGGAAGAGCATAAATTGTTCCTTGTGCGTGCACTAATCCCACTTCACAAGCCAAGGTGCATTGGTATGTACCATCAGCAGTTATCATATTCCATAACTCAATTTATTGAAAAGGATTGCAAACTTGTGGATACTGTTATAAGGGGCTTGCTGAAGTACTGGCCTGTTACAAATAGTTCAAAGGAAGTCATGTTCTTGGGGGAGTTAGAAGAGGTCCTAGAAGCAACTCAGCCTGCAGATTTTCAGAGGTGTATGGTTCCATTATTCCGCCAGATTGCTCGATGTTTGAACAGTTCTCACTTTCAG GTAGCAGAAAGAGCATTGTTCCTTTGGAACAACGATCATATTGAAAACCTGATCAAACAAAATAATAAGGTAATACTACCAATCATCTTTCCAGCATTGGAAAGAAACACAAGGAGCCACTGGAACCAAGCTGTTCAGAGCCTCACACTCAATGTCCGGAAGATTTTCTCTGATCATGATCCTGAACTGGTTGCGGAGTGCTTGAAGAAGTTTGAGGAAGATGAAGCTAAAGACAAGCAATACATAATGAAACGTGAAGCCACATGGAAGCGCCTTGAAGAAATTGCTGCTTCAAAAGCT GTCCTTGAGGATCCAGAAGTTATTACTGCacgataa
- the LOC135582584 gene encoding serine/threonine protein phosphatase 2A 57 kDa regulatory subunit B' theta isoform-like isoform X4, with protein sequence MIKQILNRLPRKPSKSSDSRDSVGGSVPPSSSSSSSRSGDLQTSKITNPSSQVPPGLSPALNNLNKYAPPVNLKLNGNCVIPVYEALPSFKDVPNSEKQILFMRKLDLCSVVFDFTDPSKNLKEKDIKRQTLLELVDYVSSASGKFPETVMQETTKMVSINLFRNLTIPPREHMVLEKIDAEEEEPVMDPAWTHLQIVYELFLRFVASPETDAKLAKRYIDHSFVLKLLDLFDSEDPRERDYLKTILHRVYGKFMVHRPFIRKAINNIFYRFIFETEKHNGIAELLEILGSIISGFALPLKEEHKLFLVRALIPLHKPRCIGMYHQQLSYSITQFIEKDCKLVDTVIRGLLKYWPVTNSSKEVMFLGELEEVLEATQPADFQRCMVPLFRQIARCLNSSHFQSGTSFEGSQIQHPLQYSTQWL encoded by the exons ATGATTAAGCAGATACTAAATCGTCTCCCTCGAAAGCCATCAAAGTCGTCAGATAGTCGAGATTCAGTTGGTGGGTCAGTGCCTCCGTCGTCATCTTCAAGCAGCTCAAGAAGTGGGGACTTGCAAACCAGTAAGATCACAAACCCAAGCAGTCAGGTCCCTCCTGGATTGAGTCCTGCGTTAAATAATCTAAACAAATATGCTCCACCTGTTAATTTGAAGCTTAATGGAAATTGTGTAATCCCTGTCTACGAAGCATTGCCGAGCTTTAAGGATGTCCCTAATTCTGAGAAGCAGATCTTGTTCATGCGAAAGTTGGACTTATGCTCTGTCGTGTTTGACTTTACTGACCCATCAAAGAACTTGAAagagaaagacataaagcgacaGACGCTGTTAGAGCTTGTTGACTATGTGAGTTCAGCAAGTGGGAAGTTTCCAGAGACTGTCATGCAAGAGACAACCAAGATGGTGTCCATCAACTTGTTTAGGAATCTAACTATTCCACCTCGAGAACACATGGTTTTGGAAAAAATTGATGCAGAAGAGGAGGAACCTGTAATGGACCCTGCATGGACACACTTACAGATTGTCTATGAGTTATTTCTACGGTTTGTTGCATCTCCAGAGACTGATGCTAAGTTAGCAAAAAGATATATAGATCACTCCTTTGTTCTTAAGCTCCTTGATCTCTTTGATTCTGAAGACCCCAGAGAGAGGGACTACCTAAAGACGATACTTCACCGTGTTTATGGTAAATTTATGGTGCACCGCCCATTTATCAGAAAGGCTATTAACAACATCTTTTATCGGTTTATCTTCGAAACAGAAAAGCACAATGGAATTGCAGAGCTTTTGGAGATTTTAGGAAGTATAATCAGTGGATTTGCTTTGCCTTTAAAGGAAGAGCATAAATTGTTCCTTGTGCGTGCACTAATCCCACTTCACAAGCCAAGGTGCATTGGTATGTACCATCAGCAGTTATCATATTCCATAACTCAATTTATTGAAAAGGATTGCAAACTTGTGGATACTGTTATAAGGGGCTTGCTGAAGTACTGGCCTGTTACAAATAGTTCAAAGGAAGTCATGTTCTTGGGGGAGTTAGAAGAGGTCCTAGAAGCAACTCAGCCTGCAGATTTTCAGAGGTGTATGGTTCCATTATTCCGCCAGATTGCTCGATGTTTGAACAGTTCTCACTTTCAG AGTGGAACATCATTTGAAGGTTCACAAATACAACATCCATTGCAATATTCTACCCAATGGCTATAA